One Xenopus tropicalis strain Nigerian chromosome 8, UCB_Xtro_10.0, whole genome shotgun sequence genomic window carries:
- the tmem121 gene encoding transmembrane protein 121: MVLPPPDKRHVCLTTIVIMTSMAFMDAYLVEQNQGPRKIGVCIIVLVGDICFLIVLRYVAVWVGAEVKTAKRGYAMILWFLYIFVLEIKLYFIFQNYKADKKNVDTVARKALTLLLSISVPGLYLVLVALDSMEYVRTFRKKEDLRGRLFWVALDLLDILDIQANLWEPHKTGLPIWAEGLMFFYCYILLLILPCVSLSEISMQGEHIAPQKMMLYPVLSLVTINIVTIFIRAVNMILFQDSRVSTIFIGKNIIAIATKACTFLEYKKQVKEFPQNAIALELQQNSISHNQTIHSTQGVHHEQSPSREIIDT; the protein is encoded by the coding sequence ATGGTGCTGCCACCTCCTGACAAACGTCATGTGTGTCTTACAACAATCGTCATCATGACAAGCATGGCATTTATGGATGCCTACCTGGTGGAACAAAATCAAGGACCAAGGAAAATCGGAGTGTGCATTATTGTGCTTGTCGGTGACATCTGTTTTTTAATTGTTCTTCGTTATGTGGCTGTTTGGGTTGGAGCTGAGGTAAAAACGGCTAAGAGGGGTTACGCCATGATTTTATGGTTCTTATATATTTTTGTGTTGGAAATcaagttatattttatatttcaaaactacaaagcagacaaaaaaaatgtagataCTGTGGCCAGGAAGGCATTGACTTTGCTTTTATCCATCTCCGTGCCAGGACTATATTTGGTTCTGGTAGCACTAGACAGTATGGAATATGTAAGAACTTTCAGGAAAAAGGAGGACCTTAGGGGCCGTCTCTTTTGGGTGGCTCTTGATTTACTTGACATTTTGGATATTCAAGCCAACCTGTGGGAGCCTCACAAAACTGGATTGCCAATCTGGGCCGAAGGTCTCATGTTTTTTTACTGCTACATCCTACTTCTAATTCTACCTTGTGTCTCGTTGAGTGAAATCAGCATGCAAGGAGAACACATCGCCCCCCAGAAAATGATGCTTTACCCAGTCTTAAGCCTTGTCACAATCAACATTGTCACCATTTTTATCAGAGCAGTCAATATGATTCTTTTTCAAGACAGTAGAGTTTCGACTATCTTTATCGGAAAGAACATTATTGCGATAGCCACAAAGGCCTGCACTTTTCTGGAATATAAAAAACAAGTGAAAGAATTTCCACAAAACGCCATTGCTTTAGAACTTCAACAAAATTCGATATCACACAATCAGACAATTCACAGTACACAGGGGGTTCATCATGAGCAGTCACCATCAAGGGAAATAATTGATACATGA